One window of Watersipora subatra chromosome 3, tzWatSuba1.1, whole genome shotgun sequence genomic DNA carries:
- the LOC137390677 gene encoding uncharacterized protein yields the protein MEKQLQKLREQRVNGITQVNSISNKIALAIKRHKPVDVLDSFLESLTEMMADLTSANTLYDALLNHDVEGNFSAYKLTAGKSVSEFLHSAQTVYDSTVTLIVDYEMSIKCQSATNLKQEIESLLYSNDFMLGQLDGISSNSASQSQAAVVFGEVDIFLNKLRNSVRSLKAADASGDNSDLFSSVDKCITNLEHKVVVSKQMPHLLASQKQAVTPQANQHQTKAVNKLVENIITSPQTHQSSAFNPSTSGLSGDNSNTLTSPSDSVNVTSANSMLLTTDTSVSVTDTGVSVADTSVSVTDTGVSASLSDTQTQIGASAPSTIQVSSLSTPVMTDTSVSVTDTSVSASLSNTQMLPGACAPSTSQVRQNMKADRVVFSSRTPSPLVNSGLATIPEAQDVSSFRLTNRNSRYLTSTPLNSESQVRPLNLSITAAYDSSLRTGTGIVSNNTSTRRENSRFQKAPLPTFGGNRKEWAEFRAVWLSYAYHEIDSEEERAWALKQCLKGEALSHVRAILANQPNAHERMWKRLEDLYSDASVAVKSTFLELERLKQLTEGDNKGLVSFVNTIELCYSQLGEVRQLLAVTPTQVDVLRSKLPPIIRREWMRVYSTLPTEEKIHPFTSFMKFLESERDFCIRELSEDVLKSTKHPEKDKKASAVRTHAASTADAPNRQTSSCLVHTNPKVIHNTMECRQFRKMGRKERVGLLIKHKACFRCAGLHKRENCKSTDKCSICRKEDHHTLLCKGNGGDGQGAKCPKPSSDHQAPQTQDDKTTNHAKRDMTDSVFPIQLVPVAGSTHKAVVFSDGGSNATYVATSSVRKLNGKKMGTTLLRITRVGNTTSEQRANVYRIRLVTTTGKVVPVIAYGMEEITTEVPGLDIDVLKTLFPHRNDLSDLVRQRCRVDILLGNDYYGFHPKVEIDTAGTHLSLMSGAFGRCLQGSHPSLKQGVMSNLIGSSCTEEDEKSSVDSFLTKADIKKVEMFIEAEEMATEVHPRCGGCKCGKCPIRGHDFSFQEQQELELIRNNLSYDSQQKVWVTAYPWIKEPSTLPDNYNAVFATMRSTEQNLRKRGEQWVKVYQEQIEDMICRDVARKLTADEIEKWAGPKFYISHLAVENQKSLSTPVRIVFNSSQKFQGQSLNDALAKGPDCYLTNLMGILLRWREKPAVMIGDVRKMFNSIKITKEEQHCHRFLWRDMDANRDPEIYVITRVNMGDRPAPAISAEAILKTGELMKDKYPRVNQLFQQSMYVDDIVESVDSEAEAKSLADDATQVLKEGGFNIKGWVFKGNGENMETTHVLGVEWSQSQDEIRFTPRLNFSTKRRGKHSGPDIRPKDIPVTLEPPLTKRIVLCQIMRLYDPLGILSPFIIVGKIYLRETWDLGLGWDDPLPPRMKQKWVEFLLQMGDLEQMKYDRCLMPLKAKGKPTLIILCDASDKAYGFAAYVRWKLEDNSYFCRLILAKSRIAPLKKLSTPQLELNGAVLAKRGRETILKEMRYNFDKVVHLTDSETVLCMLAKTSTRFKLYEGVRVGEVQAGTNSDEWKWVDGNSNTADWVSRGCKPCEIGPKTEWWRGPSFLYLAEGEWPTKTVADVGQKGPLPGEKSVSTHHSRATKAPTLDLNYGRFGSAKKLIWTVARLVAMAEAKSFKAGRTSNITPRHIEQSKKLLIKDVQLTMTDELTKSKRGRYARLKPTKDSEGIWVIGERMVESNPLKHTPTDPPQRLLPSMHPLSRLLMEESHRQGGHRGRDATLARFRHDYWVPQGTSLAKWVKNSCRMCRIREPKLLSQQMGCLPLGKLQQSAPFTNTVLDLFGPFPIRGEVQKRSTGKAWGVIFMDLYSRAVHIEPVFSYDTSSFLMALRRFTNIRGWPKVLYSDPGSQLTHADKELKSIWRNIDRDALYKAGTDSGMEWIFGPADAPWYQGGAEALIKSIKKCLRFCMSGQRLSAAEFLTVCTEAANVMNERPLGRIPSDDGEINMLTPNSLLLGRCFSNSLGHATQLADSSSMRADLVEQVSDRFWKHWLQLLAPTMAVHTKWLKNQRNLQVGDIVLVSDSNALRSQYHLAEVIKTYPDKKGLVRRADLRYRSYSTGKSMKTYTGGASVVITRSVHRLALVVPVEEQ from the coding sequence ATGGAGAAACAGTTGCAGAAGCTCAGGGAGCAACGTGTCAACGGCATCACTCAGGTGAACTCTATTTCAAACAAGATTGCTTTGGCAATAAAGAGACACAAACCAGTTGATGTCCTGGACAGCTTCTTAGAAAGTCTGACCGAGATGATGGCTGATTTAACATCTGCAAACACTCTTTATGATGCATTGCTGAATCATGATGTAGAGGGAAATTTTTCTGCCTATAAACTGACTGCAGGGAAATCCGTTTCTGAATTTTTGCATAGTGCCCAGACAGTGTATGACAGTACTGTGACTTTAATAGTAGATTATGAGATGTCAATCAAATGTCAGTCGGCGACCAACTTGAAGCAAGAGATTGAGTCATTGCTttatagtaatgattttatGCTAGGGCAATTAGATGGCATCTCAAGTAATAGTGCTAGCCAATCACAGGCAGCTGTTGTTTTTGGGGAAGTGGATATTTTTCTAAACAAGCTACGCAATAGTGTACGAAGCCTAAAGGCTGCTGATGCAAGCGGAGATAATAGTGATTTATTTTCTAGTGTGGATAAGTGCATTACTAACTTAGAACACAAAGTAGTAGTATCTAAGCAGATGCCTCATCTTCTTGCAAGCCAAAAACAGGCAGTGACGCCACAGGCAAATCAGCATCAAACTAAAGCAGTAAACAAACTTGTAGAGAATATCATTACCAGCCCTCAAACCCATCAATCATCTGCCTTCAATCCTAGCACTTCTGGTCTCAGTGGAGACAACTCAAATACTCTCACCAGCCCTTCTGATTCTGTCAATGTTACCTCTGCTAACAGTATGCTATTGACAACTGACACCAGTGTGTCAGTAACTGACACAGGTGTGTCAGTTGCTGACACCAGTGTGTCAGTAACTGACACAGGTGTGTCAGCGTCATTGAGCGACACTCAAACACAGATCGGTGCAAGTGCACCTAGTACAATTCAGGTAAGCAGTCTAAGTACGCCCGTGATGACTGACACAAGTGTGTCAGTGACTGACACAAGTGTGTCAGCATCATTGAGCAACACACAAATGCTACCAGGTGCATGTGCACCGAGTACTAGTCAGGTAAGACAAAATATGAAGGCAGATCGGGTAGTCTTTTCTTCGAGAACACCAAGCCCATTAGTAAATAGTGGATTAGCCACCATCCCAGAAGCccaagatgtttcaagtttTAGGCTGACAAATCGTAACTCTCGTTACCTAACTAGCACTCCACTAAACAGTGAGTCACAGGTAAGACCTCTAAATCTCAGTATTACTGCCGCATATGATAGTAGTTTGAGGACAGGGACAGGGATTGTGTCGAACAATACCTCCACAAGGAGAGAAAATAGTCGATTCCAAAAAGCCCCCCTTCCAACGTTCGGGGGAAACAGAAAAGAGTGGGCAGAATTCAGGGCTGTGTGGTTATCTTATGCATACCATGAAATAGACTCTGAAGAAGAACGAGCTTGGGCACTGAAACAGTGTCTTAAAGGAGAAGCTCTATCGCATGTCAGAGCGATTTTGGCCAATCAGCCAAATGCACATGAGAGGATGTGGAAGCGCCTGGAAGATCTTTACTCTGATGCCAGTGTAGCGGTTAAAAGTACGTTCCTGGAGCTTGAAAGGCTTAAACAGCTCACTGAAGGAGATAACAAAGGTCTTGTGAGTTTTGTCAACACAATTGAGCTGTGTTACAGTCAATTGGGTGAGGTACGACAACTCCTAGCAGTCACACCAACACAGGTTGATGTGCTGAGGTCGAAGCTGCCACCGATAATCAGACGCGAATGGATGAGAGTTTACTCCACACTCCCCACAGAGGAGAAGATACATCCTTTTACAAGTTTCATGAAATTCTTGGAAAGTGAGCGAGACTTTTGCATACGAGAATTGTCAGaggatgttttaaaatcaaCCAAGCATCCAGAGAAAGACAAGAAAGCTTCAGCAGTGAGGACACATGCTGCCTCCACTGCAGATGCACCAAACAGACAAACTTCATCATGCTTGGTACATACTAATCCAAAAGTCATACACAATACAATGGAGTGTCGTCAATTCAGAAAGATGGGAAGGAAGGAGAGGGTAGGCTTGTTAATCAAGCACAAGGCCTGCTTCCGCTGTGCTGGATTGCACAAGAGGGAGAACTGTAAGAGTACTGACAAGTGCTCAATATGCCGCAAAGAGGACCACCACACTCTACTTTGCAAAGGCAATGGTGGAGACGGCCAAGGAGCAAAATGCCCCAAACCATCTTCTGATCACCAAGCCCCTCAAACCCAAGATGACAAAACAACGAACCATGCAAAGCGGGACATGACAGACTCAGTGTTCCCGATTCAACTTGTTCCTGTTGCAGGATCTACACACAAGGCTGTAGTGTTCTCTGATGGGGGTTCCAATGCTACATACGTCGCCACCAGTTCAGTGAGAAAGCTCAATGGGAAAAAGATGGGAACCACCCTACTCCGAATTACTCGGGTCGGCAATACCACATCAGAACAACGGGCTAATGTATACCGAATCAGATTAGTGACCACCACTGGTAAAGTAGTACCGGTTATCGCATATGGAATGGAGGAGATCACCACAGAAGTACCGGGTCTCGACATTGATGTCCTCAAGACACTCTTTCCACATAGGAATGACTTGTCTGACTTGGTGCGGCAAAGGTGTCGGGTAGATATCCTTTTGGGCAACGACTACTATGGATTTCATCCCAAAGTGGAAATAGACACTGCAGGAACCCACTTAAGTCTTATGAGTGGAGCCTTTGGAAGGTGCCTTCAAGGTAGTCATCCGTCCCTCAAGCAAGGTGTAATGAGTAATCTGATAGGGTCTTCTTGCACAGAAGAAGATGAAAAATCATCTGTTGACTCATTTCTGACAAAAGCTGACATAAAAAAGGTTGAAATGTTCATCGAGGCTGAGGAAATGGCCACAGAGGTGCACCCCCGTTGTGGTGGATGTAAATGTGGTAAATGCCCCATCAGGGGCCATGACTTTTCTTTTCAGGAACAGCAAGAGCTGGAACTGATACGAAACAATCTGTCCTATGACAGTCAACAGAAAGTGTGGGTAACGGCATACCCTTGGATCAAAGAACCGAGCACACTCCCGGACAACTACAATGCTGTCTTTGCCACAATGAGAAGCACGGAACAAAACCTACGTAAAAGGGGGGAACAATGGGTCAAAGTGTATCAAGAACAGATTGAAGATATGATATGCAGAGATGTGGCACGTAAGCTTACAGCGGATGAGATAGAGAAGTGGGCTGGACCAAAATTCTACATCAGCCACCTTGCAGTTGAGAATCAGAAATCTTTATCCACACCAGTGAGAATCGTCTTTAACAGCAGCCAGAAATTCCAGGGTCAGTCCTTGAATGATGCACTGGCGAAAGGTCCAGATTGTTATCTGACAAATCTCATGGGCATCTTACTACGCTGGCGAGAGAAGCCCGCTGTTATGATTGGTGATGTTAGAAAGATGTTCAACTCAATCAAAATCACTAAAGAAGAACAGCACTGCCACAGGTTTTTGTGGCGAGATATGGATGCCAACAGGGACCCAGAGATATATGTCATCACAAGGGTCAACATGGGGGATCGACCGGCCCCTGCCATAAGTGCGGAGGCTATTCTTAAAACAGGGGAACTTATGAAAGACAAATACCCTCGAGTCAATCAACTGTTTCAACAATCCATGTATGTGGATGATATTGTTGAGTCAGTAGACAGTGAGGCAGAAGCTAAATCACTCGCAGATGATGCTACCCAAGTGCTAAAGGAAGGAGGATTTAACATCAAAGGTTGGGTTTTCAAGGGAAATGGAGAAAATATGGAGACAACTCACGTCTTAGGTGTAGAATGGAGCCAGTCTCAAGATGAGATTCGGTTCACACCCCGCCTCAATTTCTCAACCAAGAGAAGAGGTAAACACTCTGGACCAGATATCCGACCTAAAGATATCCCAGTAACACTGGAGCCTCCGCTGACCAAGCGCATTGTTTTGTGCCAAATTATGAGGCTCTATGACCCACTCGGGATCTTATCCCCATTCATCATAGTTGGTAAAATCTATCTCAGGGAAACCTGGGATTTGGGATTGGGATGGGATGACCCCCTACCTCCTCGCATGAAACAAAAGTGGGTCGAGTTCCTGCTTCAGATGGGAGACCTGGAACAAATGAAATATGACAGGTGTCTCATGCCTCTTAAAGCAAAGGGAAAACCTACTCTGATCATCCTTTGTGATGCTAGCGATAAAGCATATGGCTTTGCAGCCTATGTCCGCTGGAAGTTGGAGGACAACAGCTACTTCTGTCGCCTGATCTTGGCAAAGTCTCGAATCGCTCCACTCAAGAAACTATCAACGCCTCAACTTGAGTTAAATGGTGCAGTCCTCGCCAAGAGAGGTCGTGAAACAATTCTGAAAGAGATGAGGTACAACTTTGATAAAGTTGTCCATCTCACAGATTCAGAGACTGTGCTGTGTATGCTGGCAAAGACTTCCACTCGATTCAAGCTTTATGAGGGTGTCCGAGTGGGTGAAGTACAAGCTGGCACCAACAGCGATGAGTGGAAGTGGGTAGATGGTAACAGCAATACAGCAGACTGGGTCTCGCGTGGTTGCAAACCTTGTGAGATCGGCCCCAAGACGGAGTGGTGGAGAGGTCCTTCATTTCTCTATCTAGCGGAGGGCGAGTGGCCCACGAAAACCGTAGCTGACGTTGGTCAAAAAGGGCCACTGCCTGGTGAAAAGTCTGTCTCAACCCACCACTCGAGGGCAACAAAAGCACCAACATTAGACCTGAATTATGGACGCTTCGGGTCAGCTAAGAAACTGATATGGACAGTTGCACGCCTAGTCGCCATGGCTGAAGCCAAATCATTCAAGGCAGGAAGAACCAGTAACATCACCCCAAGACACATCGAGCAAAGCAAAAAGCTACTCATAAAAGATGTGCAACTAACTATGACAGATGAACTTACTAAATCAAAACGTGGTAGGTATGCCCGGCTCAAACCGACTAAGGACAGTGAAGGGATATGGGTGATAGGTGAAAGAATGGTGGAGAGTAATCCTCTGAAACACACACCAACAGACCCTCCTCAAAGACTACTGCCTAGTATGCACCCACTATCCAGGCTTTTGATGGAAGAGTCTCATAGACAAGGAGGACACAGGGGCCGAGATGCAACGCTTGCACGGTTTCGTCATGACTACTGGGTACCACAAGGAACCAGCTTGGCCAAGTGGGTAAAGAACAGTTGCAGGATGTGTCGCATCCGGGAACCCAAACTGCTCAGCCAACAGATGGGATGTCTTCCACTGGGCAAGTTGCAGCAATCAGCCCCATTCACCAACACAGTTCTAGATTTGTTTGGACCTTTCCCCATCAGAGGAGAGGTTCAAAAGCGATCTACTGGCAAAGCATGGGGTGTGATCTTCATGGATCTTTACTCAAGGGCGGTACATATCGAACCTGTGTTTTCATATGATACCAGCTCATTCCTTATGGCCCTGCGACGTTTCACCAACATCAGAGGATGGCCTAAAGTGTTGTATTCAGACCCTGGGTCACAGTTGACACATGCAGACAAAGAACTCAAGTCTATTTGGCGTAACATTGACAGAGATGCTCTGTACAAGGCTGGCACCGATAGTGGCATGGAGTGGATCTTTGGACCCGCTGATGCTCCTTGGTATCAAGGTGGCGCAGAAGCGCTAATCAAATCAATCAAAAAGTGCCTCCGCTTTTGTATGAGCGGTCAGAGACTTTCAGCCGCAGAGTTTCTGACAGTCTGCACAGAAGCGGCGAACGTGATGAACGAGAGACCTCTTGGTCGAATCCCATCAGATGATGGAGAAATAAACATGCTCACACCCAACAGTCTTCTACTCGGAAGATGTTTTTCAAACAGTCTGGGTCATGCCACTCAACTGGCAGACTCCAGTTCTATGAGAGCAGATCTAGTAGAACAGGTAAGTGATAGATTCTGGAAGCACTGGCTACAACTTCTTGCACCAACAATGGCAGTTCATACCAAGTGGCTGAAAAACCAAAGGAACCTACAGGTAGGGGATATTGTATTAGTGAGCGACTCAAATGCCTTGCGATCCCAATATCATCTTGCAGAAGTAATCAAAACATACCCTGACAAAAAGGGGCTAGTACGCCGTGCAGACCTTCGGTACCGCAGTTATAGTACAGGTAAGTCTATGAAAACATATACAGGTGGTGCGTCGGTAGTTATCACAAGAAGTGTGCATAGGCTGGCTTTGGTTGTTCCAGTTGAGGAACAGTAA
- the LOC137391105 gene encoding uncharacterized protein, with protein MTKTTFGAGEEKGTAPEVPQDHTAVYLPAATDNQFEESATTCWYVFGVLSTIFCCMPCGVIGLVHAMIAKHEGERGNYAAHRTRLSQAKCWTSWSMAIGLALTIAFFTLMALSWYRYNSYYYYK; from the exons ATGACTAAAACTACATTTGGAGCGGGTGAGGAGAAGGGAACCGCACCAGAAGTACCTCAAGACCACACAGCAGTCTATTTGCCTGCTGCCACAGACAATCAG ttCGAAGAGTCTGCCACTACATGCTGGTATGTGTTTGGAGTTCTCTCCACAATCTTTTGCTGCATGCCGTGTGGAGTTATCGGTCTCGTACACGCTATGATCGCTAAACacgagggagagagaggaaactATGCAGCACACAGAACACGATTAAGTCAAGCTAAATGCTGGACATCTTGGTCGATGGCTATTGGCCTCGCTCTGACGATCGCCTTTTTCACTTTAATG GCGCTGAGCTGGTACAGATATaactcctactactactacaagtAA
- the LOC137390676 gene encoding potassium channel subfamily K member 16-like encodes MSEHQPRSDQSGWTFANSFLFAITVVTTIGYGHLTISTTAGKVFTVLYSIVGIPIFVITSQQVGLHLCTLSKKLYKRIEKRPCLKRRRRLMALLTNLSLGFTIFMLAPASIFCAVEGWAYADSLYFVFISLTTIGFGDFYPTFSKDHDTAAYRIFVSVWIVLGLVWMATAAAATIDTVKKWAKRWRRRSRRGSTRQQRNLDSDDTSSSEDEF; translated from the exons ATGAGTGAGCATCAACCAAGATCAGACCAGTCTGGCTGGACCTTTGCCAATTCATTCTTATTTGCCATTACTGTTGTGACAACTATCG GTTATGGTCACCTCACCATATCGACAACTGCAGGAAAGGTCTTCACAGTGCTCTATTCCATCGTAGGAATTCCTATATTTGTCATAACATCACAACAAGTTGGACTACATCTCTGCACTCTCAgtaaaaaactttacaaaagAATAGAAAAGCGGCCGTGCTTGAAAAGGAGGCGGCGTTTAATGGCACTGTTGACCAATCTGTCTCTTG GATTTACGATATTCATGTTGGCTCCTGCTAGCATTTTCTGCGCTGTCGAAGGGTGGGCATACGCTGACTCTCTCTACTTCGTCTTTATATCACTGACTACTATTGGGTTCGGAGACTTCTATCCTA CATTTAGCAAAGATCATGATACGGCTGCGTACAGAATATTTGTCAGCGTTTGGATCGTTCTCGGACTAGTCTGGATGGCAACAGCGGCAGCGGCAACCATTGATACTGTAAAGAAGTGGGCTAAACGATGGCGTAGAAGATCGAGAAGAGGCTCAACCCGACAGCAAAGAAATTTAGACTCAGATGATACTTCAAGTTCAGAAGATGAATTTTAG